A section of the Tachysurus fulvidraco isolate hzauxx_2018 chromosome 7, HZAU_PFXX_2.0, whole genome shotgun sequence genome encodes:
- the LOC113634702 gene encoding interferon-induced very large GTPase 1-like, whose protein sequence is MASGEGSELRIVLLGKSPLHTSSLGNLILGNSVFETEDSPHLVKQCKSVSRQVEGRNITIINAPHLFDPKLSREELSQKIRDCVLHEHGPHVFLLAVQPHDFTEEDRIQLRRILNNCSDDTIKSSIVITLDDFVTCQKQDPTEERQKTITGHEDLSICEEQKKLEMTKPEQLMIRLKLNEKYKEKMKTSDVLQITLLQEPCIEENLVETFLQRMLMMDYRARYITTEEDSSSSEHTYLNTGDKEDNDDFDDFFLTKTESLDSETHKYPIHPMDVQMAVFHCSDHFLKQLIVTKLDQCQYALPLLVPNPFTREIEFPLWTFRQIRKSWKSHSAAVSQNQAMSEAQTPMVAFFRLGAVSSSKSQLMNSLINENHHTFFHRHCPGSIKNRLLMDGMVEIAWFCPSGKETDYFPDCVAFCNLHGDAEANKKQMEILIEMSSVNVVLVSNPEKAAYKEIIQKLFRDTKPLICLLPEDKSCATRSMSGNYRIGLKDRNHTDVAKNLRTTIKECLSKSPSIFRTEDLNKPEVITKDEDDIECKIGKKAAQMLMSQLEAYEGSELKETFLPCQGKLWHDWCEMNKDLHRLHGNNLEMKKSEKQEKMKKTREDQHNYRLSGLMVQFTSSLHVLGENERLFFLKWVGILLDKHTSGDLSELHDQYNEKWKAVLDLKKKHDKSDQMKLEQNALEKISEKLNAATFGLEHILREMGQIYEAFISVQKSNEQYKGKTFTSLPKLAAEVLKSGHPLELMDGDAAHVPLIWVSAVLDELVKILGDQRVFVLSVMGIQRSGKSTMLNAMFGLQFAVSASRCTRGAFMQLVKVSEEMKEELKFDYIIVVDTEGLRALELAGKFTRHHDNELATFVVGLGNLTLINIFGENPAEMQDILQIVVQAFLRMKKVRLNPRCMFVHQNVGDITAGEKNMEGRRRLQEKLDEMTKLAAKEEDCEADCFSDVIEFNVQDDVYYFAKLWEGSPPMAPPNPSYSRNVLDLKKDIFKKATPSTGITLSQFKSRISDLWNALLNENFVFSFKNTLEIAVYRQLENEFGKWTWTLRSAMLTIEEKLYNRIEKLEEIKEQDLYSSMKKTKEEVDNSMRRCFEEDKDKDILIQWRVRCEIKIRELYEDLVRNTKQNVNEVIQHQHTRETFELQSTQKEYNTKLFNLSKDLALKLKSEITDEVLKKEFDKLWDKWVTEMTRDTLEVGEFTCETPPDRTFNFWEDAVKILSSGNEQASVYKQRSLLDYRHIDKLADYSPYVANLKRQKLTHYIPGMNKLAYEDNELVRTLVIDVIKETDGMIKMTCNKITRFGYKDSYIQEITDLVKKRVGQHHSEKQRIKINKEFTLDLCLHVCELMNCRFVEHHNLFRDANDPKVYLSKKKTHYYSVFRNYCKGATTTKVFGELICSNLRESILQVVYNKSAIDLATQIRSIMPEFNGNRTKLEIHILKSLAEKEDFNKYMEYIHYPQKHFKHFITEKVNEYISENNTVLNIFKGNLKEKVKTVRNAVHIATEEVKNSCGDADMWLRSFTSLLKDKLSLKEITFTDHKEITDFEFLQQLVSDGLTDMMSELDKSFKDVKDIKIEKFRKKPDELLIEHLCKCCWVQCPFCQATCTNTVEDHDGDHSVPFHRVDGISGMFFNSTTNLRSTVCTTMVQSYECFYPHGSEDVCIPYKSYRTAGGVYATWSIAPDISQLAYWKWFVCRFQKDLEKYYDKTFQGYGEIPKDWRRFNKEQAIESLDHYI, encoded by the exons ACTTTGTCACATGCCAGAAACAAGACCCAACAGAAGAGAGACAG aaaacaataaCTGGGCATGAAGATTTATCAATTTGTGAAGAACAGAAAAAGCTCGAAATGACAAAACCAGAGCAACTGATGATCAGACTGAAGCTTAATGAAAAgtacaaagaaaaaatgaaaacatcagATGTTCTTCAAATAACTTTATTACAAGAGCCTTGTATAGAGGAGAACTTAGTGGAAACCTTTCTACAAAGAATGCTAATGATGGACTACAGAGCAAGATACATTACAACTGAAGAGGACTCCAGCAGTTCTGAACACACTTACTTAAACACTGGAGATAAAGAAGACAACGATGactttgatgatttttttttgacaaagaCAGAATCTTTGGACAGTGAAACCCATAAATATCCTATTCACCCAATGGATGTCCAGATGGCCGTGTTCCACTGCTCTGATCATTTCCTAAAGCAGCTAATAGTGACTAAACTAGATCAGTGTCAGTACGCTCTGCCTCTGCTGGTGCCCAATCCCTTCACCAGAGAGATTGAGTTTCCTCTCTGGACTTTTCGCCAAATCAGAAAGAGTTGGAAGAGTCACTCTGCTGCAGTCAGTCAAAACCAGGCCATGTCTGAAGCTCAAACTCCAATGGTGGCTTTCTTCAGGCTCGGTGCTGTTTCTTCATCCAAGTCTCAGTTGATGAACAGCTTGATCAATGAAAATCATCACACATTCTTCCACAGACACTGTCCAGGAAGCATCAAGAACCGGCTCCTGATGGATGGAATGGTGGAGATCGCTTGGTTCTGTCCATCAGGGAAGGAAACTGATTATTTCCCTGACTGTGTGGCATTCTGTAATCTCCATGGTGATGCAGAAGCTAATAAAAAGCAAATGGAAATCCTGATTGAAATGTCCTCAGTGAATGTTGTACTTGTCTCTAATCCTGAAAAAGCAGCATATAAGGAGATAATACAGAAGCTCTTCAGAGACACCAAACCACTGATCTGTCTACTTCCTGAGGACAAATCATGTGCCACTAGATCCATGAGTGGAAATTACAGAATTGGTCTTAAAGACAGAAATCATACAGATGTAGCCAAGAATCTCAGAACAACCATCAAAGAGTGTCTTTCAAAGTCACCATCAATTTTCAGAACTGAAGATCTGAACAAACCTGAAGTGATTACAAAAGATGAAGATGACATTGAATGCAAGATAGGGAAAAAAGCTGCACAGATGCTCATGAGCCAGTTAGAGGCATATGAAGGTTCAGAATTAAAGGAAACATTTCTGCCCTGTCAGGGGAAGTTATGGCACGACTGGTGTGAGATGAACAAAGACCTGCATCGACTTCATGGGAACAACTTAGAAATGAAGAAGtctgaaaaacaagaaaaaatgaagaaaacccGTGAAGATCAGCATAATTACAGACTCTCTGGTCTTATGGTACAGTTCACCTCCTCACTGCACGTTCTaggagaaaatgaaagattattctttttaaaatgggTTGGGATTCTCCTGGACAAACACACCTCAGGTGATCTTTCAGAACTTCATGACCAGTACAATGAAAAGTGGAAGGCAGTTTTAGACCTAAAGAAGAAACATGACAAATCAGATCAAATGAAGCTGGAACAAAATGCGCTTGagaaaatttcagaaaaactGAATGCAGCAACTTTTGGTTTGGAACACATCCTCAGAGAGATGGGCCAAATATACGAGGCTTTTATTTCTGTACAAAAATCCAATGAACAATATAAAGGAAAAACCTTCACCTCTCTCCCTAAGCTTGCAGCAGAAGTCTTAAAATCTGGTCATCCACTAGAGCTGATGGATGGAGATGCTGCTCACGTTCCTCTGATCTGGGTTTCAGCAGTTCTAGATGAACTTGTGAAGATACTGGGGGATCAGAGGGTGTTTGTGCTGTCGGTTATGGGGATTCAGAGATCTGGGAAATCCACCATGCTGAATGCCATGTTTGGTCTCCAGTTTGCTGTCAGTGCCTCAAGGTGCACCAGAGGAGCCTTCATGCAGCTGGTCAAAGTGTCAGAGGAGATGAAGGAAGAGCTGAAGTTTGACTACATAATAGTTGTAGATACTGAAGGACTTCGAGCTCTTGAGCTTGCAGGAAAATTCACTCGTCATCATGACAATGAACTCGCCACATTCGTTGTTGGTCTCGGAAACCTGACCTTAATCAACATCTTTGGAGAGAACCCTGCTGAGATGCAGGACATCCTTCAGATTGTTGTTCAGGCCTTtctgaggatgaagaaggtccGACTGAATCCCAGATGCATGTTTGTCCATCAGAATGTTGGAGACATCACTGCTGGAGAGAAAAACATGGAAGGAAGGAGACGCTTACAGGAAAAACTGGATGAAATGACCAAGCTAGCTGCTAAAGAAGAAGACTGTGAAGCTGATTGTTTCAGTGATGTTATTGAATTCAATGTACAAGATGATGTGTATTATTTTGCAAAGCTCTGGGAGGGAAGTCCACCAATGGCACCACCAAACCCATCATACAGCAGAAATGTCCTGGATCTaaagaaagacattttcaaaaaagCTACTCCATCTACTggtatcactctctctcagtttaAATCACGCATTAGTGACCTTTGGAATGCATTACTCAATGAGAACTTTGTGTTTAGCTTCAAAAACACACTGGAGATTGCAGTGTACAGACAACTGGAGAATGAGTTTGGAAAATGGACCTGGACCCTCAGAAGTGCAATGTTAACAATTGAAGAAAAACTTTATAACAGAATTGAAAAACTTGAAGAAATTAAAGAACAGGATCTTTATTCTTCCATGAAAAAGACCAAAGAGGAAGTGGACAACTCAATGAGGAGATGTTTTGAagaggacaaagacaaagacattttaattcAGTGGAGAGTGAGATGTGAAATTAAAATCAGAGAACTTTATGAAGACCTTGTCAGaaacaccaaacaaaatgtGAATGAAGTTATACAACATCAACATACACGAGAGACTTTTGAACTACAAAGCACACAAAAAGAATACAACACCAAACTGTTCAATCTGAGCAAAGACCTCGCTCTGAAACTGAAAAGTGAAATTACTGATGAAGTTCTTAAAAAAGAATTTGACAAATTGTGGGACAAATGGGTCACTGAGATGACACGAGACACACTGGAGGTGGGTGAATTTACATGCGAGACACCTCCAGACAGAACTTTTAATTTTTGGGAAGATGCTGTAAAGATTTTGTCTTCGGGTAATGAACAAGCTTCTGTGTATAAACAAAGGTCTCTATTAGACTACAGACATATAGACAAACTGGCAGATTATTCACCTTACGTTGCAAACCTCAAAAGACAGAAGTTAACTCATTACATCCCTGGCATGAATAAACTCGCTTATGAAGACAATGAGTTAGTAAGAACTCTGGTTATAGATGTGATCAAAGAAACTGATGGAATGATCAAGATGACATGCAACAAAATCACAAGATTCGGGTACAAAGACAGCTATATACAGGAAATAACAGACCTTGTCAAGAAGAGAGTTGGACAACACcacagtgagaaacagagaATTAAGATCAACAAGGAGTTCACTCTGGATCTCTGCCTTCATGTGTGTGAACTTATGAATTGCAGATTTGTGGAGCACCATAACCTATTCAGGgatgcaaatgatccaaaagtTTATTTGTCcaagaagaaaacacactatTACAGTGTCTTTAGAAACTACTGCAAaggagcaacaacaacaaaagtgtttggtgaactgatCTGCAGTAACCTGAGAGAATCCATCCTGCAAGTAGTTTACAATAAATCTGCCATTGATTTGGCAACACAGATCAGATCCATCATGCCAGAGTTTAACGGCAACAGAACAAAGCTTGAGATACACATCCTGAAAAGTCTCGCAGAAAAAGAGGACTTTAACAAGTACATGGAATACATTCATTATCCCCAAAAGCACTTCAAACATTTCATTACAGAGAAGGTTAATGAGTACATTTCTGAGAACAACACAGttctgaacatttttaaaggaaatcTAAAAGAGAAAGTGAAGACTGTAAGAAATGCTGTTCACATTGCAACTGAAGAGGTCAAGAACAGCTGTGGTGATGCAGACATGTGGCTGAGAAGTTTCACCAGTTTACTAAAAGATAAACTGAGCTTAAAAGAAATAACCTTCACTGATCACAAAGAAATTACAGACTTTGAATTTCTACAGCAGCTTGTTAGTGATGGTCTCACTGACATGATGTCAGAGCTAGACAAAAGCTTTAAAGATGTAAAAGACATCAAAATTGAGAAGTTCAGGAAGAAGCCAGATGAGCTTCTGATTGAACATCTCTGTAAATGCTGCTGGGTTCAGTGTCCATTCTGTCAAGCCACCTGCACCAACACAGTAGAGGATCATGACGGAGATCACAGTGTCCCCTTCCATAGGGTAGATGGTATAAGTGGGATGTTTTTCAATAGCACAACTAATCTCCGCTCTACTGTCTGCACAACAATGGTGCAAAGTTATGAATGTTTCTACCCACATGGTAGTGAAGATGTGTGTATTCCATACAAATCATACAGAACAGCAGGAGGAGTCTATGCAACCTGGAGCATCGCCCCAGACATTTCACAGCTCGCATACTGGAAATGGTTTGTGTGCAGATTCCAGAAAGACCTGGAAAAGTACTatgataaaacatttcaggGTTATGGTGAGATCCCCAAAGACTGGAGACGCTTCAATAAAGAACAAGCTATTGAGAGTTTGGATCATTATATCTGA